AGCAGATGCCTGGCCTGATCTGCCCCGATATAGTGCCGGCCTGGAGGTTGGTTTGCTTTAGTTGGCAGGTTGCTTAACTTCCGGCCCATTCCCGCGTAGAAGCCCGTAAAAGCCGCTCAGCGGAGTTTCTCTGCCTACTTGTGTTTCCGGTGCCCCTTATAGGTGGCTTGCCCGCGCAGGTATTTCCACCTTGCCCGACGTTGTTTTCGCTCTAAAATGAAAAAACTATTTCTCCCTGTTGTCTTTGCTGCTTTGCTTGTGCAGTCCTCCTGTATCACAACGGAGCGCGAATCAGCATCGTCCAAAAACCCCGACCGGGTGTTTACGCCTACGCCCGAAGGCCAACGTGCCCGCCTGACCTCCAAGAGCATTCTGAATAGTGTGCGCACCACGCACCATTTCTCTGATAACAAAACCAAGGACAATTTTGTACTCTTGCTGCAAGGCACCAAAATCCTCAACAGCCAGGCCCGCTTTATAATCACCAGCAGCAAAGGCGATACGCTTCGGAATGAAGTGATTCCTGCCCTGGCCCTGCTGGATGAGCGGGAGCTGGAAGACCCCCAGGCTGCCACCGTGCGCGACAAGGAAATTGGTATTCTGAAGGGAATGAACAATTTCTTCCGCGACGACCATTTCACTTCACCCGCCATTCCGCGCTCCATGACGACCGCGCCCGTAGCCGACCAGGAAGCCTGGCAGGCCGTGCGGGATGACAATAAATCCGTTGGCTTCGATTACATAACGTCCGGCGGCCGTGAGCGGCGTATTTCCTACGCTCGCAAGCTGAACAAAGCGGTGATTGTAGCCGAATAATCTTACTCCTCCCATAAGCCTTAAAAACAAAAGCTCCCGCCTTTCTGGCAGGAGCTTTTGTTTTGGTAGCCGGGTGAGGAAAAAGATATAATCCGCTTTTTCTCGTTCATACAAGCGCAATATGGCCCCTATGGCATTTAACCAGAAGTAAAGGGTTAAGTATTCGATTTATCAGGGGTTGAAAGCAGCCAGCCCAGTTGCCCTTTTTGGCTACGCACCAGCCGATATAAGCCATACTCGCCCAGCACGGCAACCGTACTACGCGCGGGCAGGGAATCAAGCGGGGGGCGCCCTGAAAGGGGTAGGCCAGGAGGTCGGCTACGGCGGGCAGCATTTCGCGGCGCAGAGGCTCCAGCGTGGCCGTGGTGGCTTGCACCGGCAGGTAGCCCACGCCTCCGCCCGGATACTCCACCCGATACCATTCGGCCTGCGCGCCCAGCACAAAAAGGGCCGTGTTCCGGGGGATTTTAGTTAGCGCCTGGGCTTTGTTGGATGGGCTGCGGCGCAGGGCTACGGATTTCTCCCGCACGCGCACCCACTGGCCCGGCCGGTTGGGGACGCTTCGGGGGGCAGCCGGGGCGGCATCGGGCCGGCGCAGGTAGGGGAAAGGGTCCACGGCGCCCCGGCCCGCGCGGTAAATGCCAAAGTGCAGATGCGGCACTGTGGTCCGGGCATTGCCGGTGTTGCCAATCAGGCCCAGCGTATCGCCGATGATTACTTTCTGACCTATTTGCACCAACTGCTGGTCCAGGTGGGCATAGTACAAATGCTGGCCGTGCTCGGCATCAGCCAGCCACACTACCTTGCCACCGATGGGGGTTTCGGTGACGCGGGTAATGTAGCCAGGCGCGGCCGCAAGGGCCGGGGTGCCGCGGGGGGCAAAAATATCAACGCCTTCGTGGCGACGGGCGCCCTGGTCCCGGTCGGCGCCCCAGAAAGAGCCCACGGCCGCGTCGGTTTTACCCTGCACCGGGAAGCTCAGGGAAGGCGCCCGTTGAATGCGCAGGGTATATCGGCCGGTGCGGAGCAATTCGGGCTGCACGCGCAGCAAGTGCTGCCGGTCGTCCTCGGCCACATAGCTAAAGGCCAGCGAAGCGGTATCGGCGGAGGCCAGCAGCCTAGGCTCGGTACGGTCTGGACTCAACTCAAAGGCATCGAGGAAAACATGCGCCTGCGTGCCGGGGGCCAGCGCCAGGCTCACGCGCACGGTTTCGCCGGCCCGTACGGCGTAGCGGTAGGAGGCAGCCGTGGCGCGCCCGGCCTGGAAATAGCCGGTTTCTTCAAAAGGCAGCGTTACTACCAGCGAATCGCGCAGGGCCTGGTCGGCGGCGGCCAACCAGTCGCGGCCCAGGGCAGTTCGGTCTAAGCCGGCTTGGTGCAGGCGGCGGGCATATGCCTGATGTGGGGAGGTGGGCTGATTAAAAATGCCCTGTAGGGTTTGCTGCTTGCCACAGGAAGTGGTGAGCAGCGCAGCCAGCAAAACGTAGGTAATTCGGCGGAGAAAGGTTGGTAGCAAGATATTCGCGTATAATGGCAACTAGAAAAACCCCGGCCGGTCATCATAGGTTCGGTTTTCCGGACCGGAAGCTACCGGGCCTTTGGCGGGCTTTTCTACCTTTGCTTTCCACCCTATTTATCTGCACCCGATGAAGCTTGTTGAATGCCCCCGTGACGCTATGCAGGGCTGGTCAGAGTTTATTCCTACCGCCCGCAAAACCGAATACCTCAACGCCTTGCTGCGCGTGGGCTTTGATACCCTGGATTTCGGCTCGTTTGTCTCGCCCAAGGCCATTCCGCAGCTGGCCGATACCGCAGAGGTGCTGGACGGGTTGGATCTAAGCCAGTCGGGCACGCGGCTGCTGGCTATTGTGGCTAACCTGCGCGGGGCTGAGGCTGCTGCCCATCACCCCCAGATTCGTTATATCGGCTTTCCGCTCTCGGTTTCGGAAACTTTTCAGCAGCGCAACACCAACAAAAGTATTCAGCAGGCGCTGGCTGAGGTGGCCGCCATTCAGGAAGTATGCGCCCGCACCGGCCAGGAGCAGGTAGTGTACCTGAGTATGGGTTTTGGCAACCCCTACGGTGACCCCTGGAGCCCGGCGGTGCTGGGCGAGTTCACCCAGAAGCTGGATGCGCTGAAGGTGGGCATTGTGGCACTATCTGATACCATTGGGGCCTCAGTGCCCGCCACCATTGCCCCGCCTTTCCAGGAGCTGACGGCGGCATTTCCGCACATTGAATTTGGCGCCCATCTGCACACCACCCCGGATACCTGGCAGGAGAAAGTGCACGCGGCCTACCACGCCGGCTGCCGCCGCTTCGATGGGGCCCTGGGCGGCTACGGGGGCTGCCCCATGGCCACCGACAAGCTGACCGGCAATATGCCCACCGAACAGCTGATTGGCTTTGCCGCCGCACACGGCGAGGATTTGCGCCTGCACATGGATGCCTTGCAGGAAGCCCAGTCCATTAATCAGGAAATATTTGGCGGGCATTAGTAGAGTGTTCCCAGTTTTGTCTATCTACACTTAATAGTTTAGTATGAAAAGTGGCCAAGCTTATTTATACATGGCTTTCAATAAAAAAAATAATATATGATCCGCGTTAATCTGTATCTTTTATCGCCAAAATTTTTTTATAAATGGATAAATATTTTCTTTTCATCGGCATTTATATTATTTTGGTTATTTTGTTTATTTAATCTGCGCGATGTTTATCGAATGATAATAGCTGCATTGTTTTTGGTCAATATGACAGTGTTTTTATTTATTAGTGTTATAAGTTTATTTTTTCCTAAAAAGCATTCTGTGATGTTTGTTAGTGGAGATGATATTTTTATTGATCATCCACAGGGTAATAGTGACTTAGGAGATATAAATAAGATAATATTTGAGAAAAAATATCCAATAACAAATTTTGAACAAGAGGTGTGTACTTGGGGGGCTGAAGTGTATTTAAAAAATGGGGATGTGTATTACATGAAAACACTTCATAGAAACACTGTAAATAAACTAATTTCTATAGGTAGGCAAAAAATTGGTTATAGGGATTGTTCTTCATTACAGATTCCGTTTACTAAATTTCTGTCCAATTTTTCAATCGATATGTAATTTAGATGCCTAATGTATAAAGCTGTTGTTAATCCCTATAAATCATCTAAGCTACTACTACTATAAATCAAATAATTAACAGATTGTTCCTGATAAATGGCAGTCATGTAAAAGCTATTGATTAGCTATTTTTGCTGCTCAGGGCTTATGAATTAGCTAATAGAAAGTGGCGCGGCCTTTATGCGTACATGCGCGGCTCAATGGGTAGCGTAAACTGCTCGCCGCCACTGAGCATGTGCAGGCGCAGGCCCCGCAGCGTAAAGGGTGTGTTAGGGGCTATTTCATGAATGTTGGTGGACGAGCAGTCCTTGGCATCCAGGATCATTACCAGACCACTGCCCACAATTTCCAGGTCGCGGCCATTGGTGACCAGCACGGCAGTATCTTCTTCAATGCCCAGCCCAACGCAGGCGGGGTTGGTAGCCAGAATCTGGGCCATACGCACAATGCGGCCCCGGGCCACAAAATGAGTATCTACGGCTACATCGTGCAGCAGCTCTAGCCCGGTGGTGATGTGTATTTCGCCTTTCAACATGCCGGCATCGTCGCGGCCCTGGTAAATCATGGGCGTCGACATGGCCGTAGCGCCGGCGCTGGTGCCAGCTACTAACAGGCCATCGTGGGCGTAGCGCTTTTTCAGACACTTCTGCAAAGCCGTGCCGCCGAGCAGCGCCGTAAGGCGGAGCTGGTCTCCGCCGGTAAAGAGGACGGAACCGGCATTTTCCAGCACCGCAATAATTTTAGGATTATTAGCTTCCTCGCGGCTTCGTACGTCCAGAATTTCCACTTTGGGCGCATCCAGACGGCCAAAGGCTCTTACGTAGGCCTGCGCCGAACTTTTAGGCTCGCTTGAAGCAGTAGGAATTACCACAATTGGCCCGCGGGAGCCGGTTTCATCCACCAGCCGCTGCAGCACCGCCATGGAAGTGAAGTTTCGGTTTTCGGCTTCTTCTTTCTCCTCCTCTGATTTCTCATCTCCCTTGCTTTCATGCCCGCCAATGAGCAGCAGCTTGCCCTTCGGAGCAGGGCAGGAGCGGGAGGCGGCCAACGTGTGCGGCGCGGGGGGCGCTTTGGATTTTGTAGCCATGGGGAAGTATCCAGGTGGATTAAATAATGGCCCGAAGCCAATAGCTGATTTTACGCCGGAGCCGAGCATATGTTAAGCCCTGAAAATTATTTGCCCGATGCGGTAAGCGGGAATTCAGGAGATAGTCAGACGATTATAAATTTGCGGCCGGAGGCGAGTGCCGGCCTTCCTTGCCGGATGAGTATCTTGGTACCCTGTTTCTGCCCCTTCAACTTCGCCACTATGCCTACTGCCGTCGACCTGTTTATTCCGTGCTTTGTGGACCAGATCTTCCCCCAAACCGCCATGAATATGGTGAAGGTGCTGGAAGCCGTGGGGTGTGAGGTGCACTATAATGCCAACCAGACTTGCTGCGGCCAGCCGGCCTACAACGCGGGCTACAAAGCCGAAAGCTGCACCGTGGCCCGCAAGTTTCTCAATGATTTTCCGCCCTCCGCAGATGCTACTGAGCGCTATATCGTGAGCCCCTCCGCCTCCTGCGTGGGCATGGTACGCAACGCCTACGCCGAGCTGTTCGAAGGCACCCCCGACCAGGCCCGCTATTTCGGCTTGCAGCGGCGCATATTTGAAATGACGGAGTTTCTGGTAGATGTGCTCGGCATCACGGAAATCCCCGGGGCCGTGCTGCCCGGCAAATACACCTACCACGATTCCTGCTCGGCCCTGCGCGAATGCGGCATCCGGGAGGCGCCGCGCCAGCTGCTGGACGCTGTGCAGGGCCTGGAGCGCATTGAAATGGCCGAAACCGAAACCTGCTGCGGTTTCGGGGGCACGTTTGCCGTCAAGTTTGAAGCTATTTCCGTGGCCATGGCCGAGCAGAAGGTGGAGCACGCCCTGGCCACCGGCGCCGAGTACCTCATCAGCACCGATACCAGCTGCCTGATGCACCTCGATGCCTACATTCGGCGCCAGCAGAAGCCCATTAAAACCATGCACGTAGCCGATGTGCTGGCTAGTGGCTGGTAAAACCGGTTACAGTATCTCGTTTTTTGCGAGGAGGCATAACTAAGCCATCCGTCCTCTACGCAGCCAGACGCTCCCTTTTATCAGAAAGCCCTTGACGTAATCCACGTCAAGGGCTTTTCACATCTCAGGGCTTGCTTCATCCCAGAGGAAGGATTGCGTCGCTTCGCTCGCAATGACACTCGCCGTTAACGCTTACAGCAGCTTCTGAATTCGTTCTTTCAAGCCCGAGGAGGCTTCTATAAGCGGCAGGCGCACAGCCCCGGAGCATAAGCCCAGCCCTTCCAGGGCCGCTTTCACGCCCACGGGGTTGCTTTCCTCATACATCAGCGGGTTGATATCCAGAAAGCCGAAAAGCAGTTTGCTGGCGGCCGCGTAGTTGCCGGCCAGCGCCTGCCGCACCATATCGGTGAAGCGGTGGGGGAAGGCATTGGCCAGCACGGAAATAACGCCTTCGGCTCCAAAAGAAATCATGGA
The Hymenobacter sp. DG25B genome window above contains:
- a CDS encoding cyanophycinase; translated protein: MATKSKAPPAPHTLAASRSCPAPKGKLLLIGGHESKGDEKSEEEKEEAENRNFTSMAVLQRLVDETGSRGPIVVIPTASSEPKSSAQAYVRAFGRLDAPKVEILDVRSREEANNPKIIAVLENAGSVLFTGGDQLRLTALLGGTALQKCLKKRYAHDGLLVAGTSAGATAMSTPMIYQGRDDAGMLKGEIHITTGLELLHDVAVDTHFVARGRIVRMAQILATNPACVGLGIEEDTAVLVTNGRDLEIVGSGLVMILDAKDCSSTNIHEIAPNTPFTLRGLRLHMLSGGEQFTLPIEPRMYA
- a CDS encoding hydroxymethylglutaryl-CoA lyase, whose amino-acid sequence is MKLVECPRDAMQGWSEFIPTARKTEYLNALLRVGFDTLDFGSFVSPKAIPQLADTAEVLDGLDLSQSGTRLLAIVANLRGAEAAAHHPQIRYIGFPLSVSETFQQRNTNKSIQQALAEVAAIQEVCARTGQEQVVYLSMGFGNPYGDPWSPAVLGEFTQKLDALKVGIVALSDTIGASVPATIAPPFQELTAAFPHIEFGAHLHTTPDTWQEKVHAAYHAGCRRFDGALGGYGGCPMATDKLTGNMPTEQLIGFAAAHGEDLRLHMDALQEAQSINQEIFGGH
- a CDS encoding M23 family metallopeptidase, translating into MLPTFLRRITYVLLAALLTTSCGKQQTLQGIFNQPTSPHQAYARRLHQAGLDRTALGRDWLAAADQALRDSLVVTLPFEETGYFQAGRATAASYRYAVRAGETVRVSLALAPGTQAHVFLDAFELSPDRTEPRLLASADTASLAFSYVAEDDRQHLLRVQPELLRTGRYTLRIQRAPSLSFPVQGKTDAAVGSFWGADRDQGARRHEGVDIFAPRGTPALAAAPGYITRVTETPIGGKVVWLADAEHGQHLYYAHLDQQLVQIGQKVIIGDTLGLIGNTGNARTTVPHLHFGIYRAGRGAVDPFPYLRRPDAAPAAPRSVPNRPGQWVRVREKSVALRRSPSNKAQALTKIPRNTALFVLGAQAEWYRVEYPGGGVGYLPVQATTATLEPLRREMLPAVADLLAYPFQGAPRLIPCPRVVRLPCWASMAYIGWCVAKKGNWAGCFQPLINRILNPLLLVKCHRGHIALV
- a CDS encoding (Fe-S)-binding protein — encoded protein: MPTAVDLFIPCFVDQIFPQTAMNMVKVLEAVGCEVHYNANQTCCGQPAYNAGYKAESCTVARKFLNDFPPSADATERYIVSPSASCVGMVRNAYAELFEGTPDQARYFGLQRRIFEMTEFLVDVLGITEIPGAVLPGKYTYHDSCSALRECGIREAPRQLLDAVQGLERIEMAETETCCGFGGTFAVKFEAISVAMAEQKVEHALATGAEYLISTDTSCLMHLDAYIRRQQKPIKTMHVADVLASGW